Proteins from a single region of Poseidonibacter antarcticus:
- a CDS encoding YfhL family 4Fe-4S dicluster ferredoxin, whose protein sequence is MSLIITDECIACDACREECPNYAIEEGDPIYLIDSDRCTECVGHYEEPSCIEVCPVDCIIIDPDNQETMEELKFKFKQLEEEEV, encoded by the coding sequence ATGTCATTAATTATTACTGATGAATGTATCGCGTGCGATGCATGTAGAGAAGAGTGCCCAAACTATGCAATTGAAGAGGGTGACCCAATATACTTAATTGATTCTGACAGATGTACAGAATGTGTTGGTCACTATGAAGAACCTTCATGTATAGAAGTTTGTCCAGTTGATTGTATTATCATAGATCCAGATAATCAGGAAACAATGGAAGAATTAAAGTTTAAGTT
- a CDS encoding inositol monophosphatase family protein: MILSNRELFFYINNNLTNNDLKFTEKIGYGGDKTLNIDLIAEKIFIKYLEVFGNIYSEECGRLSSNKKFDVVIDPLDGSDNFSSNLAYYGTSIALVYKEEILAGFVCNLANGVLTYKAFDEKVKFEFFLESRNPLLVSNDKKFGIFERAYAYPKICTELRHQNIKFRSPGAVAISLCNARNYTFVLLAGNIREFDILASLYICNDLFLYKTDKFVLISKNKVLFNQIKEIIKE; encoded by the coding sequence GTGATTTTATCAAACAGAGAACTCTTCTTTTATATAAATAATAATCTTACAAATAATGATTTAAAATTTACAGAGAAAATTGGTTACGGTGGAGATAAAACTCTAAATATTGATTTGATTGCAGAAAAAATATTTATTAAATATTTAGAAGTATTTGGAAATATTTATTCAGAAGAATGTGGAAGATTATCAAGTAACAAAAAATTTGATGTAGTAATTGATCCTCTTGATGGAAGTGATAATTTTTCTTCAAATTTAGCTTATTATGGAACTTCTATTGCCTTAGTTTATAAAGAAGAAATCCTTGCAGGTTTTGTTTGTAATCTAGCTAATGGTGTTTTAACATATAAAGCTTTTGACGAAAAAGTAAAATTTGAGTTTTTTTTAGAATCAAGAAATCCTTTATTAGTTTCAAATGATAAAAAGTTTGGTATTTTTGAAAGAGCATATGCTTATCCTAAAATTTGTACAGAATTAAGACATCAGAATATTAAATTTAGATCTCCTGGTGCTGTTGCAATATCTTTATGTAATGCAAGAAACTATACGTTTGTCTTATTAGCAGGTAATATTAGAGAGTTTGATATTTTAGCTTCATTATATATTTGTAATGATCTATTTCTATACAAAACAGATAAATTTGTACTTATATCTAAAAATAAAGTGTTATTCAATCAAATTAAAGAAATAATTAAAGAATAA